A part of Anser cygnoides isolate HZ-2024a breed goose chromosome 15, Taihu_goose_T2T_genome, whole genome shotgun sequence genomic DNA contains:
- the ELFN1 gene encoding protein ELFN1, producing MAGRRWAATPALCVCVAAVSLLHAGGVRADCWLIEGDKGFVWLAICSQNQPPYESIPQQINSTIVDLRLNDNKIKSVQYASLSRFGNLTYLNLTKNEISYIEDGAFSGQFNLQVLQLGYNRLRNLTEGILRGLGKLEYLYLQANLIESVTPNAFWECPNIVNIDLSMNRIQRLDSNTFRGLNKLSVCELYSNPFYCSCELLGFLQWLEAFTNMTRTYDRMQCDSPPDYTGYYLLGQGRTGYRNALSMLSSLCTGGSYTVIPRFIPPRYQVTTAPSESPCSEEECSSGDGTTPQFSLFTPIGETEVRPNIQVKHLNHNSAVLTVQIPYPFSKMYILSQFENGFSSMITKLRKKEENITVSNLVAQRDYTYCVVSVHQYSKYNHTCVTITPTRPNRKEPVPTPSTATHYIMTILGCLFGMVIVLGVVYYCLRKRRQQEEKHKKAAGSMKKTIIELKYGPEMETTSITQLSQGQMLGGETVTRIPYLPSAGEVEQYKLIDSSETPKATKGNYMEVRTGEQPERRDCELSLPPDTQSSVAEISTIAKEVDKVNQIINNCIDALKSESTSFQGVKSGAVSTVEPQLVLLSEQIPSKHGFLSPVYKESYNHPLQRHHSMEAAPKRSSTSSSGSIRSPRSYRSEGSGHKSEAKYIEKTSPTTDTILTVTPAAAILRAEAEKIRQYSEHRHSYPGSHQGEQHDSMAGRKPSILEPLTRPRPRDLAYSQLSPQYHNLSYTSSPEYTCKPSHSIWERFKLNRKRHKDEEEYMAAGHALRKKVQFAKDEDLHDILDYWKGVSAQQKS from the coding sequence ATGGCAGGTCGCCGGTGGGCCGCGACGCCAGCCCTCTGCGTGTGCGTGGCAGCCGTCTCCCTCCTGCACGCCGGCGGGGTGCGGGCGGACTGCTGGCTCATCGAGGGGGACAAGGGTTTTGTCTGGCTGGCCATCTGCAGCCAAAACCAGCCCCCCTACGAGTCCATCCCCCAGCAGATCAACAGCACCATCGTGGACTTGCGGCTGAACGACAACAAGATCAAGAGCGTGCAGTACGCCTCGCTCAGCCGCTTCGGCAACCTGACATACCTCAACCTGACGAAGAACGAGATCTCCTACATCGAGGACGGTGCCTTCTCGGGACAGTTCAAcctccaggtgctgcagctgggttACAACCGACTGAGGAACCTCACTGAGGGCATCCTGCGGGGTCTGGGGAAGCTGGAGTACCTCTATCTCCAGGCCAACCTCATCGAGTCCGTCACCCCCAACGCCTTCTGGGAGTGCCCCAACATAGTGAACATTGACCTGTCCATGAACAGGATCCAGAGACTCGACAGCAACACTTTTAGGGGCTTAAACAAGCTCTCTGTCTGTGAACTCTACAGTAACCCCTTCTACTGCTCCTGTGAGCTCCTCGGCTTCCTGCAATGGCTGGAGGCGTTCACCAACATGACACGCACTTATGACCGGATGCAGTGCGACTCCCCACCGGACTACACGGGCTACTACTTGTTAGGCCAAGGCCGGACTGGCTACCGCAATGCTCTGAGCATGCTCTCGTCCCTTTGCACCGGTGGCTCCTACACTGTGATCCCTCGTTTTATCCCTCCCCGGTACCAAGTGACCACGGCGCCCTCCGAGAGCCCGTGCTCCGAGGAGGAGTGCTCCTCCGGTGACGGCACCACCCCACAGTTCTCCCTCTTCACGCCCATCGGCGAGACAGAGGTGCGCCCTAACATCCAGGTGAAGCACCTCAACCACAACTCGGCCGTCCTCACCGTGCAGATCCCCTACCCCTTCAGCAAGATGTACATCCTCTCCCAGTTTGAAAACGGCTTCTCCTCCATGATCACCAAGCtcaggaagaaggaggagaacaTCACCGTGAGCAACCTAGTAGCACAAAGAGATTACACCTACTGTGTGGTCTCTGTCCACCAATACTCCAAGTACAACCACACCTGTGTCACCATCACGCCCACCAGACCCAACCGCAAGGAGCCAGTGCCCACCCCTTCCACTGCCACCCATTATATCATGACAATCCTGGGCTGTCTCTTTGGCATGGTGATCGTCTTGGGCGTTGTGTATTACTGTCTCCGAAAAAGGCGCCAGCAAGAGGAGAAGCACAAAAAGGCTGCCGGCAGCATGAAGAAGACCATCATTGAGCTGAAATACGGGCCAGAAATGGAGACCACCAGCATCACCCAGCTGTCCCAAGGACAGATGCTGGGCGGGGAGACGGTGACCCGCATCCCCTACCTGCCTTCCGCTGGAGAGGTCGAGCAGTACAAGCTGATCGACAGCAGTGAGACCCCCAAGGCCACCAAGGGCAACTACATGGAGGTGAGGACGGGGGAGCAGCCTGAGAGGCGAGACTGTGAGCTGTCCCTGCCACCGGACACCCAGAGCTCCGTGGCTGAGATCTCCACCATTGCCAAGGAGGTGGACAAGGTGAACCAGATCATCAACAACTGCATCGATGCCTTGAAATCCGAGTCCACCTCCTTCCAAGGGGTGAAATCGGGGGCAGTCTCCACAGTGGAGCCTCAGCTGGTGCTCTTATCAGAGCAGATCCCCAGCAAGCACGGGTTCCTCTCCCCTGTCTACAAGGAAAGCTACAACCACCCCCTCCAGCGGCACCACAGCATGGAGGCCGCCCCCAAACGCTCCAGCACCTCTTCCAGCGGCTCCATACGGAGCCCCAGGTCCTACCGCTCCGAGGGATCGGGCCACAAATCAGAAGCCAAATACATCGAGAAGACGTCCCCCACCACCGACACCATCCTCACTGTGACACCGGCCGCGGCCATCCTGCGGGCGGAGGCGGAGAAGATCCGGCAGTACAGCGAACACCGGCACTCGTACCCCGGCTCGCACCAGGGGGAGCAGCACGACAGCATGGCAGGGCGAAAGCCCTCCATCCTGGAGCCTCTGACCCGTCCTCGCCCCAGAGACCTGGCCTATTCCCAGCTCTCGCCCCAATACCACAACCTGAGCTACACCTCCAGCCCCGAGTACACCTGCAAACCTTCGCACAGCATCTGGGAGCGCTTCAAACTCAACCGCAAGCGGCACAAAGACGAGGAGGAGTACATGGCAGCCGGCCATGCCCTACGCAAAAAGGTCCAGTTTGCCAAAGACGAGGATCTTCACGACATCTTAGACTACTGGAAGGGCGTCTCCGCCCAGCAAAAGTCCTGA